Proteins encoded by one window of Nicotiana tabacum cultivar K326 chromosome 10, ASM71507v2, whole genome shotgun sequence:
- the LOC107832814 gene encoding two pore calcium channel protein 1B-like has product MVTLFNLLMMGIWSPLMQSYKELTGTSWTYVYFFSFYVIAVPWLLNLIVVFVLEAFQAEMNLEASTRIVDGEDKEERRGQRRPVGAKTRSPNWMIFTVACLGLNEHSASIHKFVHFPGCFMQYCLQKSNFGPGGG; this is encoded by the exons ATGGTGACACTTTTCAATCTATTGATGATGGGAATCTGGTCACCTTTGATGCAG AGCTACAAGGAACTGACAGGGACTTCCTGGACTTATGTCTACTTCTTCAGCTTCTATGTTATTGCCGTTCCGTGGCTATTAAATTTG ATTGTAGTATTTGTCTTAGAAGCTTTTCAAGCAGAAATGAATCTAGAGGCTTCAACAAGAATTGTGGATGGTGAGGACAAG GAAGAAAGAAGAGGGCAGCGACGTCCTGTTGG TGCTAAGACTCGGAGTCCAAATTGGATGATCTTCACCGTCGCATGTCTTGGTCTGAACGAACACAGCGCTTCAATCCATAAGTTTGTCCATTTTCCAGGCTG CTTTATGCAATATTGTCTTCAGAAGAGTAATTTTGGACCTGGTGGTGGATAA